From Fulvivirga lutea:
TCTAAATGGATGATTAGTGACGAACTTGTTGTGAAATCAAACCCTTTTGGACAAAAATCTACCATTCAATTAAGTGATGGAACGATTGTTAAACTGAACTCAGGAAGCAAACTAAGTTATCCTGCTGAGTTCCATGGAAATGAGCGAAAAGTATATTTAGAAGGCGAAGCCTTTTTTGATGTTACTAGAGATACTGAACATCCATTTCTGGTGATTACCAAGAATTTAACTACGCAGGTTTTAGGAACATCCTTCAACATCAATGCATTTGATAGTACAATTAAGGTGACGGTAGCTACTGGTAAAGTGAAGGTATCTGAAATTGGCGGTCAGCAAGTTATCCTCAATCCAAATGATCAGGCAGTTTACCATAAAGCAGGGAGATTAACCAAGAAAGAAGTGCTCTTAGCTACAGAATTGGCCTGGACAGAAAATACGCTGCGATTTGAAGAAGCAAGTATTCAATTAATAGCAAAACAATTAGAGATGT
This genomic window contains:
- a CDS encoding FecR family protein yields the protein MGLKQNIPELEIARLLAEEASEQDIAIVEEWVSSNSENQEILAEYIDAYNYQPQKVEFNSVEAFKKLSYQLDKETPVRKMPLSISMFYRVAASLLLFAICGILLFGLSKWMISDELVVKSNPFGQKSTIQLSDGTIVKLNSGSKLSYPAEFHGNERKVYLEGEAFFDVTRDTEHPFLVITKNLTTQVLGTSFNINAFDSTIKVTVATGKVKVSEIGGQQVILNPNDQAVYHKAGRLTKKEVLLATELAWTENTLRFEEASIQLIAKQLEMWYGIPINIEDVVGANCSVTGNYKDENLINVLEAISWSTGLSWKRTQDEIQLKGKCN